Within Sporosarcina sp. ANT_H38, the genomic segment TAATTGAGCATGTCATATTCGGCATATATTTCTTCAAGATGATTTTATCTTCATCAACGTAAATTTCCAAAGCATCTTTCTGTGCAATTCCTAGAGTACGGCGTAACTCGATTGGAATTACTACACGTCCAAGTTCATCTACTTTTCTTACAATACCAGTTGATTTCATTACATTAACTCCTTTCAATACAATTAGTTTCGTCAAAATTCGACAAAATTCTCTTAACAACTTTCATCATACCAAGTCTTCCAATTAACGTCAATGCTACGCGCTTAAAACTATGATAAAAATAGTAGTTATTTTATAAAAAAACGTCTAATTTCGACAAGAATAGACTAATAGATACAGAAATAGCAATGGAGCTAGCTATTATGAGGAATTTCATTGTATCGTCAGTATGCTTTAGATAGAATAGATAGTACATACTTATACACTGGAGGAATATTCATGACTGAACAGAATAAAACTTTTTATATTACAACACCCATTTATTATCCAAGTGGGAAGTTTCATATTGGCACCGCATATACAACTGTGGCCTCTGATGCGATGGCTCGTTATAAAAGATTGCGCGGATATGATGTCCGTTTCCTAACAGGAATGGATGAACACGGTCAAAAGATACAAGAGAAAGCGCAAGAAGCTGGACTACCGCCGCAGGAATTTGTA encodes:
- a CDS encoding AbrB/MazE/SpoVT family DNA-binding domain-containing protein, translating into MKSTGIVRKVDELGRVVIPIELRRTLGIAQKDALEIYVDEDKIILKKYMPNMTCSITGDVSDDNLSLIDGKLILSPEGAKQLIKEIEESLQK